From Verrucomicrobia bacterium S94, the proteins below share one genomic window:
- a CDS encoding sulfatase, which produces MNMLKYFIFAALFAAYSSAFGSQPSRTDKPNIILYFADDISAREFPVYGSSVWTAPDASNTSDPKYRARTPVIDKLAEEGCWIKTAWAATVCNPSRAMMMSGRFGYQTKWWNNKDKGWGPDENGRIGIWPVYQSSPLLIGHVAQNAGYGTYWAGKTQMAGSYAKHGFDEGCFTPGSLSDRDNPYADFKHEYKKVDGKRVLINADTDEPCETYLQHSWYWNPHVKLMNDPSAPGKTVWWPNTPEAKKTFGVSTYGPDVELDFALNFLERQHQKKKPFFIYHTTHLGHDAFNWLDPDYKQWGKCKWPNAPIVKWDGEKYIRTEPRITGDKGKYDAHGTITEPGIHNHINYIDYQIWLYQQKLEELGIADNTVIIVCADNGTSGYGKNSGEKQKGCHIPMIIYAPGMKKHGEQDVLMSVADMLPTIADLVGYKIPADYKIDGESLVPFLFTDKPDHRDWLYTQRGPEQLIRGKKVLKDGRDKWWDVSDYPEDLISFNEIKNWGKVSEAHRDEYEELLEILPEYDLYFDAYNAPGVEYEPKKRPNYARKRKDQKVY; this is translated from the coding sequence ATGAACATGTTGAAATATTTCATTTTTGCCGCACTTTTTGCGGCCTATTCATCGGCATTCGGTAGTCAGCCATCCAGAACAGATAAACCGAATATTATACTCTATTTCGCGGATGATATCAGTGCGCGAGAATTTCCGGTGTATGGAAGTTCGGTCTGGACGGCTCCGGATGCCAGTAATACATCAGATCCGAAATATCGGGCTCGAACGCCGGTGATTGATAAGCTGGCGGAAGAAGGGTGCTGGATTAAAACCGCCTGGGCCGCAACGGTGTGCAACCCGAGTCGTGCCATGATGATGAGCGGTCGCTTTGGCTATCAGACAAAATGGTGGAACAATAAAGATAAAGGGTGGGGTCCGGATGAAAATGGGAGGATCGGAATCTGGCCGGTCTACCAGAGTTCGCCGTTGCTGATAGGCCATGTGGCACAGAATGCCGGTTATGGCACGTATTGGGCCGGTAAAACGCAGATGGCCGGGAGTTATGCAAAACACGGGTTTGATGAAGGCTGCTTCACGCCTGGGAGTCTGAGCGACCGGGATAATCCTTATGCGGACTTTAAACACGAATATAAAAAGGTTGATGGTAAGCGGGTTTTGATTAATGCAGATACCGATGAGCCATGTGAAACCTACCTGCAACACAGCTGGTATTGGAATCCGCATGTTAAACTGATGAATGATCCCAGTGCTCCGGGAAAAACCGTCTGGTGGCCGAATACCCCCGAAGCAAAAAAGACCTTCGGAGTCAGTACTTATGGGCCTGATGTAGAGCTTGATTTTGCATTGAATTTTCTGGAGCGTCAGCATCAGAAGAAAAAGCCGTTCTTCATCTATCATACGACTCACCTCGGTCATGATGCGTTCAACTGGCTGGATCCTGATTACAAGCAATGGGGAAAATGTAAATGGCCCAATGCGCCGATTGTGAAATGGGACGGCGAAAAATATATCCGGACAGAGCCGCGGATTACCGGCGATAAAGGAAAGTATGATGCACATGGAACCATCACGGAACCGGGCATTCATAACCATATCAATTATATCGACTATCAGATCTGGCTGTATCAGCAGAAACTGGAAGAACTGGGAATTGCAGACAATACGGTGATTATTGTCTGCGCAGATAACGGGACCAGCGGCTATGGTAAAAACAGCGGTGAAAAACAGAAGGGCTGCCATATTCCGATGATCATCTATGCCCCGGGCATGAAAAAGCACGGGGAGCAGGATGTGCTGATGAGTGTGGCGGATATGCTGCCGACCATTGCCGACCTCGTTGGATATAAAATTCCGGCCGACTATAAAATCGATGGTGAGAGCCTGGTTCCGTTTCTCTTTACGGATAAGCCGGATCACCGCGACTGGCTCTATACGCAGCGTGGACCGGAGCAGCTGATCCGCGGTAAAAAAGTGCTGAAAGACGGCCGGGATAAATGGTGGGATGTTTCGGACTATCCCGAGGATCTGATCAGTTTTAATGAGATTAAAAACTGGGGCAAGGTATCTGAGGCTCATCGCGATGAATATGAAGAGCTGCTGGAGATTCTTCCCGAATACGATCTCTATTTTGATGCATACAATGCGCCCGGTGTAGAGTATGAGCCGAAAAAACGGCCGAACTATGCCCGTAAACGTAAGGATCAGAAGGTTTATTAA
- a CDS encoding sulfatase gives MKKIMICVILGAFAVQGYAKPAKPNVLWILTDDHRYDSIRAFNKMLTGEEMSPLGYVESPQTDRLAEMGTTFINTYCQAQGCAPSRASMHYGRYPFRSGVYEFEYHNNNAEHWKPSLPEQMATLGYQTFHVGKLGVRQKTITGNGTKKAPLYQIDVDFKTMAKDGLTGWGKDWFFEFEGKKINPPLQNVRFFVTPEGRFEYASLELEKRFPEYAGSAEATMKKYDLLRHYNAKKPKRPDSGSILSGVSSQPAGKTRDGWYTTVFGQYLKNENKTFHVGSQTVQGVDPSKPLFTHLGYDFPHTPVLPPADYRARFRKHMYKVPETNRKEFESMPKQLQKAVTMGASDHFTDAEKQAMIQDYYAFCAYGDSLVGRAVDDFIAYSEKHEQPWMIVYVCGDHGWKLNDHGSVSKFTPWDIDSHNPIIVVSSDKKKFPAGKVVREFMEFVDIAPTCLAAAGADLKNDRFDYLDGYNLADMVSGRIPPRDYVIGESHAVTGPRAFIRTKEYVFSMQTRPDKKRGSNMDWARTASWKELDPALYHMVSDPGELNNLAHNPEYRAIAETMQQKLLNIVLGDNRIEVDWGGPKALGTKVYRSNFAPGADDKKLKL, from the coding sequence ATGAAGAAGATAATGATATGCGTCATTTTAGGAGCATTTGCGGTTCAGGGGTATGCCAAACCGGCGAAGCCGAATGTATTATGGATTCTGACGGATGATCATCGCTATGATTCGATCCGTGCATTTAATAAAATGCTGACGGGTGAAGAGATGAGCCCGTTGGGCTATGTGGAATCGCCGCAGACGGACCGGCTGGCAGAAATGGGCACGACATTTATCAATACCTACTGTCAGGCGCAGGGATGCGCGCCGTCGCGGGCATCGATGCATTACGGGCGTTATCCGTTCCGTTCCGGAGTTTATGAATTTGAATATCATAATAATAATGCGGAACACTGGAAACCGTCGCTGCCGGAACAAATGGCAACGCTGGGCTATCAGACCTTTCATGTGGGCAAACTGGGTGTGCGTCAGAAAACCATTACGGGTAACGGGACGAAGAAAGCGCCGCTTTATCAGATTGATGTGGATTTCAAGACGATGGCTAAAGACGGTCTGACCGGATGGGGGAAAGACTGGTTCTTCGAGTTTGAAGGCAAAAAAATTAATCCGCCGCTTCAAAATGTCCGTTTTTTTGTGACTCCGGAAGGCCGGTTTGAATATGCCTCGCTTGAGTTGGAAAAACGCTTTCCGGAATATGCCGGTTCTGCGGAAGCAACAATGAAAAAATATGATCTGCTGCGCCACTATAACGCAAAGAAACCGAAACGCCCGGACAGCGGTTCCATTCTGTCCGGCGTGAGTTCGCAGCCGGCCGGAAAAACGCGCGACGGCTGGTACACGACGGTTTTCGGACAGTATTTGAAAAATGAGAACAAGACCTTTCATGTGGGATCGCAGACGGTGCAGGGGGTTGATCCGTCAAAACCGTTGTTCACCCATCTGGGGTATGATTTTCCGCACACCCCGGTGCTGCCGCCGGCGGACTACCGGGCGCGTTTCCGGAAACATATGTATAAGGTTCCGGAAACCAACAGAAAGGAATTTGAATCCATGCCGAAACAGCTGCAGAAAGCGGTTACGATGGGAGCTTCGGATCATTTTACCGACGCCGAAAAGCAGGCTATGATTCAGGACTATTATGCGTTCTGCGCGTATGGAGATTCCCTGGTGGGGCGGGCAGTGGATGACTTTATTGCCTACAGTGAAAAACATGAGCAGCCCTGGATGATTGTGTATGTCTGCGGCGACCATGGATGGAAGCTGAACGATCACGGTTCCGTATCCAAATTTACTCCCTGGGATATCGACAGTCATAATCCGATTATCGTGGTCTCCTCCGATAAAAAGAAATTTCCGGCGGGGAAAGTGGTTCGGGAATTTATGGAGTTTGTGGATATTGCACCAACCTGTCTGGCCGCCGCCGGTGCGGATCTGAAAAATGACCGGTTCGATTATCTGGATGGGTATAACCTGGCGGATATGGTGTCCGGCCGGATTCCGCCCCGCGATTATGTGATCGGCGAGAGTCATGCCGTTACGGGACCGCGCGCCTTTATCCGGACGAAGGAGTATGTATTCTCAATGCAGACCCGGCCGGATAAAAAACGCGGCAGTAATATGGACTGGGCTCGTACGGCATCCTGGAAGGAACTTGATCCGGCTCTGTATCATATGGTTTCCGATCCAGGGGAGCTTAACAATCTGGCACATAATCCCGAATACAGGGCAATTGCTGAAACGATGCAGCAGAAGCTGTTGAACATTGTGCTGGGTGACAATCGGATTGAAGTTGACTGGGGCGGCCCGAAGGCGTTGGGCACGAAGGTTTACCGAAGTAATTTTGCACCGGGTGCGGATGATAAAAAACTGAAGCTTTAA